CAAACGCATGGGTGATTTTATCGCCTTCTCGTTCTGGTTCGCAAGGAATCGCTGTATACGTGTCCCGCGGAATCGAGACGTTTTGAACAGTGCGTGAACGTGGTACAAATTCCATCAACTGTAAAGAGTCCGTCCGTGATCCAGATAATGATTCTCCGACGCGGGCGTCACTTCCCATCACTAAAAACGTGACAGGACGCGTTGCCATATAGCCGACTCCGATGAGGAGGAGCAACATGACAAGCAATAGCTTCCCTTTCCACTTCCGGCGGCGCGGTTTGTCTTTCGGTGCGGTCGTCTCATGTTTGACGTGAGTTCGTTCCGGTTCACGTGTTTGGCGTCTCGGTTCCCGTCGTTCGTCTCGAAGTGGCTTTGATTTACGTTTCGTGCCGAACGGAAGGGTTAACTTCGCTTTCGGTTTCCGGACGTCGCGCGCTTTCTTTTTTGGTTCAGACGACTGTTCATGCGCTCGGTTTAGAAACGGATGCTCGCCTTGTGTCGCCTCTGCTTGCCGGCCCGTCTCCCATCTTTCCGGGTTCTCTTCGTTTGTTTGATGATTTATCGTTTCGTGTCGAGCTTGTTCGTTTAGCTGAGCCTCTTCACTCAACCGTTCCCGTTCGAGCTCACGCTTTCTGCGTTCGACACGTGATAAGTGTTGATCGTCATTCATATGCAATACCTCAATTATGGTTAGATTTTTCTACATTATCATCGACAAACGTTTTTCTGACAACGGTTAACGTAAAAATCCGTCTCAAGCATGAGACGGAAGGGTTGTTTTGAATCGAAAGCGGGAAAGGAATAATAATTGGTGTCTGCCCATCTGCGGACAGTTACTTTGTTCGACGTCCTCTTGAAAGGAGGGAGAGCTAATGCGTATCGGGAAGTTACGGATGTTGCTAGAACAGTACGGCGAAGCCACGCTTCGCGATGTGATTGTCGAGATGTATCGAAACATCCCTAAAACCGTGATTGAAGAGAAAGACATCGACTTTATGGTCAGCCAGTTCACACGATATAAAGAACAAAAATCGTCAGACGAACGTCATTCGCTCTCACAAACCATCGTCCTCGCTGAACGTTTTGTCGAATTGGCTTATGATCACTTATATGTAGTACCGAACCAAGTGATGAGTGAACGTGACCAAAAAAATTGGTACATTCATGCGAAAAAAATCATTCGCGATTTAGTCTATTACGCGGATGACGAGCCCGAGGCCCGGACGATGTACGAAGAAATGTTTTTGTTGCTGTCGTCTTCAGCGGGAGAAGAACCGTTCTTCACAACGAGCGATCCTTTCCGGTTGTTAAAATTGTCTCAAACCACGATGTTATCCCAACTGATTCAGTATTATCAACTTGATGCCCCCACGACCGCCGTTTGGATCGATCGTTCCTTATACACCGCACTCCATGTCCCAAAAGATGTTGACTCGACTCGGGTCGACCTGCTCTCGACACTCCTCGATCAATCTTATAATTCGTCCGAATGGAATTTGCTCCGTGAACGTTTGACCACGTTGTGCGACCGCACATTAGCCAAAGCCCACACAGACGAGAACGCCCTTGCCGATTATCAAGCCTTAAAGATGCTTGAGCTGGAATTACTCGTGGAGCGCGGCCATTTATCAGAAGCCGAACAAAAGTTGTTCGCCGAATATATCCCTTTCTTCTCCCATCGTTCAGAACCGTTCAAAGTATATGTGAATATGCTCGAAAGTCGTGGCCACGCGAATGAAACGAAACGATTGCGACGACTCGCCAAAGAAAAACGAATCCAATTTTAATCATACAAAAAAGGGAGTCAATCGACAGCGTCGGTTGACTCCAAAACATGATATGAACGAGGGGTGTTCATCTGAAAAGGAGGGGAAGTTGGTGCAGAACTTCCTTCCTACACGTTTAGTATAAATCAGATTTGAAACCGCTTCCGATTCAGATATTGCATTTTTGTGAACGTTTTCACGTTATTCAATCGCATTGATAATCCCTAGCCCAATCACGGATAATAATACAATCAATACAAAAATGAACACCATCTCGTTCGGGGAGCGAAACCCTTCATATAGTTCTACCGCTTCGTCAATGATGACGTTCTCATGGACAACGATCGGATTCGTTTCCGCCTGCGCCGTATGCGGTATACCCATCAACACTACTGCTAATAACCAAAAACTTATTACGTATCGCATAGTCGTCTCCTTGACTCGTTTCTTACCCATCAGTATAGCATGTCTTTTTCATTTAACCTGAATTGGATTGTTCTACGTTTTAACAAATATCACACCCTGTTTCATCCTCCGCCATCAAACCTCTTTATGTATGTCTTAGCCAGATAGAGTCTCGTCCTTGCGCCATTTCCACGTCAAATCGGAAAGATTTTTGGGTGTTTTTTGAAACAAATACGCCCTTGATTTCCCAATAAATGTTCATCAATTTAATACGAGCATTTATATGTGGTAGCGCTTACAATTTAAGGGTATCTCATTTTATATAGAAAGTAGGACCGCTCGGATGAAGCAGACCTTTACCATCAAAGAAAGTCGTGAACTTCCACCCCATCTTCGACCATTGCTCCACAATCTTTATCCCCCTCAGCACGTCCCGAATCTGTTCAGCTTTCCACCACAGTGCTCGTTGTATACCGGTTGGCTAGGAAATGAGCTCATGGCCGCCATCACCGTGGATTATCGTGACCTCCCCACCACCCAACAGATTCGCATGACTGATGCAGCCTATACAAATTTCGCGGCATTGCGTGGGTTGATTGATCGCGTCTTGTATCAATTCCATCCGCATATCGGACAAAAAACGATGGTCTCTTTAAATGTCCAAAACGCAAAGGCACTTCAACGACTCGATTCGTTCACCGCCATCGGGTTCACACCTCATCTTGAGTCGACCGTTTATGATTTACCTGTACTACCGTTCCAAAAAGAGACATACGCGCAATGGCAACTCTGCCTTGAGCATCCGGAAACGTATGCGTCATGGTCATCGACCCGCAATCAGTACGCCCGTCTTTTGCCAGGCGCCTTACCGGTTTCGGCTAGAACCATCGACGAATGTCATCGAAATCAAGGTGCGTTCCATTCATTGAGACGGAACGGTGCTGTCGTGGGCACGATGTATAGCCGAATCGAGTTCTCGCGCTTGCATATTCATGAGCTCCACATGACGTGCGACTCATTCACGACCCGAGAAGGTCTCTCGTTCCTCCAACAATCATCTTTCATAAAGTTGAAAAAGATTCAAGACGTCAAGGTCACCGTGACATCGCTCCAACCAAGCTTGCGAGACGCCCTACTAAAACAAAAAGCCACCCAAACATCTGTCAGCACTCATACATTTTTAAAAGAATTGGTCCCTTATCCTTCTGTACAGTAAACAGTAAAAAAACACGAAACGTTCTGGGTCCTTCATCGGACTCGTTCGTTTCGTGTTTTCATTCGGCAGCGTTTGTCGATTCCATCGCGAGCGGTGGCATCTGTTCAAAAAGATCGGTTCTAAGTCCTGTATCGCGCCGATCCAACGATTCGATTCGATCGAATTGGATCTCGCGGTCCGCCACGCTGAACCAATAGGTGATATGTGGCTCGTCTGTAAAACGCAGGGCATAATTGGAACCGTTCAAATGAAAGTCCACTTCCGTCGACAAGATTTCAGCAGGACCAATTTTTTTATGTGTCGTCAATCGTTCCAGGACGACTTGTTCTTCATTGATCCGATAATCGACAAACGTCGCAAGTGAGAGTCCAAACACAAATGACACCAGCGCGAACGCGCTGATCAATCCAAGAGTGATCTTTCCGTTCATTTCGCCGTCCCTCCCTCTTTCAGTATATCGGATTCCGACAAAACGTTGTGAAGTGACATTTTGTTCAAGTTTCGTCAAACTAGAGTGTAAGGAGGGATCAAGATGCACATTGACCATACCGGAATCGCTGTCCGTGATTTAGACGAAGCGATTTCATTTTACACGACCGTCCTACAAGGGAAGCTCGTCGATCGCTACACAAACACAGCGGTCGGCGTCGAGACGGAAATCGCCGTCATCCACGTCGGTGACGATGTGATTGAACTGTTGTTGCCGACGAGCCCGACGAGTCCAATCGCCCGCTTCATGAAAGCACGAGGCAAAGGCGTCCACCATATCGCCTACCGGGTTGATGACTTAACCCAATCGATCGAGTCGCTCAAACGAGACGGCATTTCCTTTTTAGAGGACACGTTGCGGACGACGGCAAAAGGCCGACGTCTCATCTATATGGACCCACGTCATTCGGGCGGCGTCATCGTCGAACTGTGCGACTATCCGACAACAAACAAGCAGTGAGGGAGCCCCTCACTGCTTTTGTAATGCCTGCTCGATGATATCACGGTTTTTTGTCTTCAACCGTTCGTTGTGCGAGGACACCATCGCCGCTTTCGTGGCGTCCGGATCGATGAACGTCTTTGCACGGTTGACGGCATTGGCCGCATCTTGGAAAGCACCGGCAATCAGATGGACTTTCCCTTCATGCGTTAAGATATCGCCCGCTGCATATAAACCTGGCACCGACGACTCGCTGCTCGCATTGCCTTTCACGTAAAAACCATCCACCATCTCGACTTGTAACTCGCAATCACCGAGCAGCGCCGTATCCTGCTCGTACCCATGGTTGATGACGACTTCGTCGACTTCTACGAGATCACGTTCCCCCGTCTCGCAATCGACGAGCGAAACAGCATGAATCGTCGTCCCATCCCGAGAGATGAGGTCTTCGATTTGCGTATGCAACCGACAGTCGACACGGCCACAAAGCAACTTATCGACTTGTGACTCATGTCCCTTGAGCGCTTCTTTCCGGTACGTCAAAATGACGCGCTCAGCAATCGGTTCGAGCTCATTGGCCCAGTCGATGGCACTGTTGCCGCCCCCTGAGATCAATACTGTCTTTCCTTTGAACGCCATGAGCGATTTGACCGTATAGTGTAAATTCGAGACCTCGAAGCGCTCTGCCCCGCTGATATCGATTTTCTGTGGTTGTAGGATGCCGCTTCCTGTCGCGACGATGACCGTCTTGGAAACATGCTGTCCATGTGTCGTATCGAGTACGAAATGGCCTTGGTTGTCCTTCGTCATCGATTCGACTTTCTCTCCGAGCACGACGGTCGGATCAAACGTCAAGCCTTGTTCCACCAATTGTTCGATAAGGCGAGCACCGGTCGTCGGTGTGACCCCGCCCACGTCCCAAATCATCTTCTCTGGATAGACATGGATTTTGCCGCCGAGATGTGGTTGAAACTCAATCAATTTCGTCTTCATCCCACGAAGCCCACTATAAAACGTCGCATATAGTCCGGCTGGTCCGCCCCCAATAATCGTTACATCATATACATCTTGTTCGCTCATCGCCCTCACCCTTCCTTGAAACTCCAGCGCCATTGATTCTCATTCTCATTCACTATACCTTG
This sequence is a window from Exiguobacterium mexicanum. Protein-coding genes within it:
- a CDS encoding VOC family protein, which codes for MHIDHTGIAVRDLDEAISFYTTVLQGKLVDRYTNTAVGVETEIAVIHVGDDVIELLLPTSPTSPIARFMKARGKGVHHIAYRVDDLTQSIESLKRDGISFLEDTLRTTAKGRRLIYMDPRHSGGVIVELCDYPTTNKQ
- a CDS encoding LCP family protein, which codes for MNDDQHLSRVERRKRELERERLSEEAQLNEQARHETINHQTNEENPERWETGRQAEATQGEHPFLNRAHEQSSEPKKKARDVRKPKAKLTLPFGTKRKSKPLRDERREPRRQTREPERTHVKHETTAPKDKPRRRKWKGKLLLVMLLLLIGVGYMATRPVTFLVMGSDARVGESLSGSRTDSLQLMEFVPRSRTVQNVSIPRDTYTAIPCEPEREGDKITHAFAYGGADCTVGAVEGLTETSVDGQVVITFETFMELIDLVGGVNVTATHSFSEKGFNQTYEYTEGVSYAMDGDMALAYARHRKTDTDGARSNRQTEVMSAVADKLASPTGWTKIPATYRFMKDEMGLEMNPLQMASIGMTMVLQPQVDKLQIEGEDAYIDNVYYYQPTEASVQAIRDALDLTMWGTVR
- a CDS encoding NAD(P)/FAD-dependent oxidoreductase; its protein translation is MSEQDVYDVTIIGGGPAGLYATFYSGLRGMKTKLIEFQPHLGGKIHVYPEKMIWDVGGVTPTTGARLIEQLVEQGLTFDPTVVLGEKVESMTKDNQGHFVLDTTHGQHVSKTVIVATGSGILQPQKIDISGAERFEVSNLHYTVKSLMAFKGKTVLISGGGNSAIDWANELEPIAERVILTYRKEALKGHESQVDKLLCGRVDCRLHTQIEDLISRDGTTIHAVSLVDCETGERDLVEVDEVVINHGYEQDTALLGDCELQVEMVDGFYVKGNASSESSVPGLYAAGDILTHEGKVHLIAGAFQDAANAVNRAKTFIDPDATKAAMVSSHNERLKTKNRDIIEQALQKQ